A region of Ictidomys tridecemlineatus isolate mIctTri1 chromosome 4, mIctTri1.hap1, whole genome shotgun sequence DNA encodes the following proteins:
- the LOC101956828 gene encoding olfactory receptor 1L4, whose translation MATKNRTEVTEFVLLGLSSRPEIQPVIFGIVLAMYLVAVMGNALLVTVACSDPKLHTPMYFLLSQLSFIDIFLTTITVPQMLVHTLSKNRIISYNCCMIQLFFFMAVGSMEGHLLAAMAYDRCVAICDPLRYFAIVSHRLCLRITLTSWVIVSLNSLLYSVLVTHLTFCGNQVTHFFCDITPLLQLSCTRPVVNEMLIFTEGVAVVVSPFFFILGSYARIGIAIAHMHSVAALRKALSTCSSHILVVLLLYGSVIRMYLRPSSSYDLDQDRQVAIFYTVVTPMLNPLIYSLRNQEVKGALRRLFRKLWISGNFQPGSQANREWKHVS comes from the coding sequence ATGGCCACTAAAAATAGGACAGAAGTGACTGAATTTGTCTTATTGGGCTTGTCCAGCAGGCCAGAAATACAGCCAGTTATTTTTGGAATAGTCCTTGCCATGTACCTGGTTGCAGTTATGGGCAATGCCCTTCTAGTAACTGTTGCTTGCTCAGATCCCAAACTTCATACCCCCATGTATTTCCTTCTCAGCCAGCTTTCCTTTATTGACATATTTCTGACAACCATCACTGTTCCTCAGATGCTTGTGCACACACTATCCAAGAATCGAATCATTTCCTACAATTGCTGTATGATCCAgctgttcttctttatggctgtggGCAGCATGGAAGGTCACTTGCTGGCTGCGATGGCATATGACCGCTGTGTTGCCATCTGTGACCCCTTAAGATACTTTGCCATTGTCAGCCATCGCCTCTGTCTGCGCATAACGTTGACCTCCTGGGTGATTGTCAGCCTTAACAGTCTTCTTTACAGTGTGTTAGTCACACACTTAACCTTCTGTGGCAACCAGGTCACCCACTTCTTCTGTGACATAACTCCCCTGCTGCAGCTCTCCTGCACTCGACCAGTGGTCAATGAAATGCTAATATTCACAGAGGGTGTAGCTGTTGTGGTCAGtcccttcttctttattttgggTTCCTATGCCCGCATTGGCATTGCCATAGCCCACATGCACTCAGTTGCTGCCCTGCGCAAAGCTCTGTCAACCTGTAGCTCCCACATTTTGGTTGTGTTGCTCTTGTATGGCTCTGTGATCCGCATGTACCTCCGGCCTTCCTCCAGCTATGACTTGGATCAGGATCGTCAGGTTGCCATCTTCTACACAGTGGTCACCCCTATGCTAAATCCACTAATCTACAGCCTCAGAAACCAGGAAGTTAAAGGAGCTCTGAGAAGACTTTTTAGGAAACTCTGGATCTCAGGAAACTTCCAGCCTGGTTCCCAGGCAAATAGAGAATGGAAACATGTCTCCTGA
- the LOC106144623 gene encoding olfactory receptor 1J21, with protein MRRDNQSSVSEFLLLGLPIQPEQQGMYYALFLGMYLTTVLGNLLIILLIRLDSRLHTPMYFFLSHLAFTDISFSSVTAPKMLMNMLTHTQSISYAGCISQEFCYVLFADLDSFLLTSMAYDRYVAICHPLHYPRIMSQNLCFLLVIVSWVLSSANALFQTLLLARLSFLRSNILHHFFCDLSALLKLSSSDTTINQLAVLTVGSAVVTLPLICILVSYGRIGATILRRPSVKGICKALSTCGSHLSVVSMYYGAIIALYFVPSSNSTNDKDVIVSVLYTLLTPMLNPFIYSLRNRDMKGALRNIIRRGTIST; from the coding sequence ATGAGGAGGGATAATCAGAGCAGCGTGTCCGAGttcctcctcctggggctccccaTCCAGCCAGAGCAGCAAGGCATGTACTACGCCCTGTTCCTGGGCATGTACCTGACCACGgtgctggggaacctgctcatcatcctgctCATCAGGCTGGACTCTCGCctgcacacccccatgtacttcttcctcagccaCTTGGCCTTCACCGACATCTCTTTCTCCTCAGTCACGGCTCCAAAGATGCTCATGAACATGCTGACGCACACTCAATCCATCTCCTATGCTGGGTGCATTTCCCAGGAATTTTGTTATGTATTGTTTGCAGATCTTGACAGCTTCCTTCTGACCTCAATGGCCTATGACAggtatgtggccatctgtcacccacTGCATTATCCCAGAATCATGAGtcagaacctctgctttctgttagtaATTGTGTCTTGGGTTTTATCCTCTGCCAAtgcccttttccaaactctccttctAGCCCGTCTCTCTTTCCTTAGAAGCAACATTCTTCACCACTTCTTCTGTGACCTCTCTGCCTTACTCAAGCTGTCCAGTTCAGACACCACCATCAATCAGTTAGCTGTCCTTACTGTAGGATCAGCCGTTGTTACCCTTCCCCTCATATGCATTCTGGTCTCTTATGGCCGCATTGGGGCCACCATCCTGAGAAGACCCTCAGTCAAGGGAATCTGTAAAGCCTTATCCACATGTGGCTCTCACCTCTCTGTGGTTTCTATGTACTATGGAGCAATTATTGCACTCTACTTTGTCCCCTCATCTAATAGCACTAATGACAAGGATGTCATTGTGTCTGTGTTGTACACTCTGCTCACCCCCATGCTGAATCCCTTTATCTACAGTCTGAGGAATCGGGACATGAAAGGAGCTCTCAGAAACATCATCAGGAGAGGAACCATTTCAACATGA